The Anoxybacillus flavithermus genome has a segment encoding these proteins:
- a CDS encoding glucohydrolase, whose product MKRTWWKEAVVYQVYWRSFFDSNGDGYGDLEGLIQKLDYIRDLGVDVIWLNPCYESPDKDNGYDISDYYRIMDKAGDMETFDRLLSEVHKRGMKLIMDLVVNHTSDQHPWFLESRSSKDNPKRDWYIWRDKPNNWRSYFTPSAWEYDENTGQYYFHSFAVEQPDLNWENEDVREEIYKMMRFWLDKGIDGFRLDAIALLAKPDGFPDAENPYDIRYLTNNPGVHDYLKEMNEKVLKHYDIFTVGEVAFVSPEEGLKYVGEDRNELHTLFHFEVCDEMPTWDPIRFKQIQKRWYEGLWGKGWNSQFLNNHDHTRQVTRYGNDKQFRVESAKLLATLVHTLPGTPYIYQGEEIGMTGVKFDSIDDYNDIAMKNKYAEEVAKGRDPKEVLESLQLLSRDNSRTPMQWDDSENAGFTTGTPWLKVNPNYKEINVKQALADPNSVYYYYKKLIQLRKQNPVMVYGTFRDFSEHDPYIYAYTRELDGVRWLIVLNHCDNDNVYELPKELASAHRHLLLGNYTDVKEEGSTLHMRPHEARMYALQ is encoded by the coding sequence ATGAAACGGACGTGGTGGAAAGAAGCCGTCGTATATCAAGTGTATTGGCGCAGCTTTTTTGACTCAAATGGCGACGGGTATGGTGATTTAGAAGGGCTCATTCAAAAACTCGATTACATTCGCGATTTAGGGGTGGATGTTATTTGGCTCAATCCGTGCTATGAGTCGCCAGATAAAGATAACGGGTACGATATTTCTGACTACTATCGTATTATGGACAAAGCCGGGGATATGGAAACGTTTGATCGGTTGCTTTCTGAGGTGCATAAACGCGGAATGAAATTAATTATGGACCTTGTCGTGAACCATACATCCGATCAACATCCTTGGTTTCTTGAATCTCGTTCGTCAAAAGACAATCCGAAACGCGACTGGTACATATGGCGCGACAAACCGAATAACTGGCGCTCGTACTTTACTCCATCCGCATGGGAATATGATGAAAACACAGGACAATATTATTTCCATTCGTTTGCGGTAGAACAGCCGGATTTGAACTGGGAAAACGAAGACGTTCGCGAAGAAATTTATAAAATGATGCGTTTTTGGTTAGATAAAGGAATTGATGGGTTCCGTTTAGACGCCATTGCCTTACTCGCAAAGCCTGACGGATTCCCAGATGCCGAAAATCCGTATGACATTCGTTATTTAACAAACAATCCAGGCGTGCATGATTATTTAAAAGAAATGAATGAAAAAGTATTAAAACATTATGATATTTTCACAGTCGGGGAAGTCGCTTTCGTGTCGCCAGAAGAAGGATTAAAATATGTCGGGGAAGACCGAAACGAGCTACATACCCTCTTCCACTTTGAAGTTTGCGACGAAATGCCGACATGGGACCCGATTCGTTTTAAACAAATTCAAAAACGTTGGTACGAAGGATTGTGGGGCAAAGGGTGGAACTCGCAGTTTTTAAACAATCACGACCATACGCGACAAGTGACGCGCTACGGAAACGATAAACAATTCCGCGTCGAGTCAGCGAAATTGCTCGCTACGCTCGTGCATACGTTGCCTGGAACACCGTACATTTATCAAGGGGAAGAAATTGGCATGACGGGCGTCAAATTTGACTCAATCGATGACTACAACGACATTGCGATGAAAAATAAATATGCGGAGGAAGTCGCCAAAGGACGCGATCCGAAAGAAGTGCTAGAAAGCTTACAGCTACTAAGCCGCGATAATTCTCGGACACCGATGCAATGGGACGATAGCGAAAACGCAGGATTTACGACGGGAACGCCTTGGTTAAAAGTGAATCCGAATTATAAAGAAATTAACGTGAAACAAGCGTTAGCGGATCCGAACTCGGTGTATTATTACTATAAAAAGCTCATTCAATTACGCAAACAAAATCCGGTCATGGTGTACGGTACGTTCCGTGATTTTTCGGAACATGATCCGTACATTTACGCCTATACACGTGAGCTCGATGGCGTTCGTTGGCTCATCGTCTTAAATCATTGTGACAACGACAACGTATATGAGTTGCCGAAGGAGCTCGCTTCGGCTCACCGCCATCTTTTGCTCGGTAATTATACAGATGTGAAAGAAGAAGGCTCCACACTCCATATGCGTCCACATGAAGCAAGAATGTATGCATTACAATAA
- a CDS encoding DUF423 domain-containing protein: MKLFTILASISAALCVALGAFGAHVLEGRIPDRYIDTWQKAVQYQMFHTIGLFLVALLATKWPQVTPVGWFMLAGIVLFSGSLYVLSLTQIKILGAITPFGGVSFIVAWLFLAYIAIKQM; this comes from the coding sequence ATGAAACTATTTACAATTCTCGCTTCAATTAGTGCAGCATTATGTGTGGCGCTAGGGGCGTTCGGGGCGCATGTGTTGGAAGGAAGAATTCCAGATCGATATATAGACACGTGGCAAAAAGCTGTTCAATATCAAATGTTCCATACGATCGGTTTGTTTCTCGTTGCGCTGCTGGCAACAAAATGGCCCCAAGTGACGCCTGTTGGTTGGTTTATGCTTGCAGGAATCGTTTTATTTTCAGGTAGTTTATACGTACTAAGCTTAACGCAAATCAAAATACTTGGGGCGATTACGCCGTTTGGGGGCGTATCGTTCATCGTTGCGTGGCTATTTTTGGCATATATCGCGATAAAACAAATGTAA
- a CDS encoding spore coat protein GerQ translates to MSDERQQMPYYPYPYYYPYQMPTYPFGMPTPTFTPQTGAMQTPTTASQPLPGMLPIEESYIENILRLNKGKIATVYMTFENNREWNAKIFRGVIEAAGRDHLILSDPQTGMRYLLPMIYLDYVTFDEEINYEYPFASGGGLSTYAPR, encoded by the coding sequence ATGAGTGACGAACGTCAACAAATGCCGTATTATCCATATCCGTACTACTATCCATACCAAATGCCAACATATCCGTTTGGCATGCCTACACCAACGTTTACACCACAAACGGGGGCGATGCAAACGCCGACAACCGCAAGCCAACCGCTACCAGGCATGCTCCCAATTGAAGAATCATATATTGAAAATATTTTACGTCTAAACAAAGGGAAAATCGCAACCGTTTATATGACGTTTGAAAACAACCGTGAATGGAATGCGAAGATTTTCCGAGGAGTCATTGAAGCCGCTGGTCGCGATCATCTCATTTTAAGCGATCCACAAACAGGAATGCGTTATTTATTACCGATGATTTATCTCGACTATGTGACATTTGATGAAGAAATTAATTATGAATATCCATTTGCATCAGGTGGCGGATTAAGCACATATGCTCCACGGTGA
- a CDS encoding cell wall hydrolase codes for MAVVAYTEEDVKLLARLMRAEAEEDGQLGMLMVGNVGVNRVRANCLDFDGLRTIRQMVFQSPGGFEAVQKGYFYQRAREEDIRLARRVIRGERFHPATNSLWFFRPDGSCPPQWFNQWNAGRFKSHCFYAPTRSNCPRVY; via the coding sequence ATGGCTGTTGTTGCATATACAGAAGAAGATGTCAAATTGCTTGCACGTCTCATGCGCGCAGAGGCAGAAGAAGACGGACAACTTGGCATGTTAATGGTTGGGAATGTTGGAGTGAATCGTGTGCGTGCAAACTGCCTCGACTTTGACGGTCTTCGTACGATTCGTCAAATGGTTTTTCAAAGCCCTGGAGGATTTGAAGCGGTACAAAAAGGGTATTTTTATCAACGGGCACGTGAAGAAGATATTCGTCTTGCCCGACGCGTCATCCGCGGCGAGCGTTTCCATCCTGCTACAAATTCGCTTTGGTTTTTTCGACCGGATGGATCATGTCCGCCGCAATGGTTTAATCAATGGAATGCTGGACGGTTTAAGTCGCATTGTTTTTATGCACCAACACGTTCGAACTGTCCACGCGTATATTAG
- a CDS encoding heme-binding protein, with amino-acid sequence MSEAAQTLDGWYCLHDFRTVDWAAWKTLTNEERQEAIQEFFTLVEKWENTEAAKEGSHAIYTIMGQKADIMFMLLRPTMEELHEIETAINKTKLAEYLVPAYSYVSVVELSNYLPAEAGDPYENPEVRRRLYPILPKTNHVCFYPMDKRRQGNDNWYMLPMEERRNLMRAHGMTGRKYAGKVVQIITGSVGFDDYEWGVTLFSNDVLQFKKLVYEMRFDEVSARFGEFGSFFVGNILPKEKMEQFLHV; translated from the coding sequence ATGAGTGAAGCAGCACAAACGTTAGACGGTTGGTATTGTCTGCATGATTTTCGCACGGTTGATTGGGCGGCTTGGAAAACGCTCACAAACGAAGAGCGCCAAGAAGCAATACAAGAGTTTTTCACATTAGTCGAAAAATGGGAAAACACAGAAGCTGCCAAAGAAGGTAGCCATGCGATTTACACGATTATGGGGCAAAAAGCAGATATCATGTTTATGCTTTTACGCCCAACGATGGAAGAACTTCACGAAATTGAAACAGCAATCAACAAAACAAAGCTTGCTGAATATCTCGTGCCAGCCTATTCGTACGTCTCAGTCGTTGAACTGAGCAACTACTTGCCGGCAGAGGCAGGCGACCCGTATGAAAATCCAGAAGTACGTCGCCGTTTATATCCGATCTTACCAAAAACAAACCACGTTTGCTTTTATCCGATGGACAAGCGCCGTCAAGGAAACGACAACTGGTACATGCTTCCGATGGAAGAGCGTCGCAACTTGATGCGCGCACACGGCATGACGGGCAGAAAATACGCTGGAAAAGTCGTACAAATCATTACGGGCTCGGTCGGCTTTGACGACTATGAATGGGGCGTCACGCTCTTTTCGAACGATGTACTTCAATTTAAAAAGCTCGTATACGAAATGCGCTTCGATGAAGTCAGTGCGCGATTTGGTGAATTCGGCTCGTTCTTTGTCGGCAACATTTTACCGAAAGAAAAAATGGAACAGTTTTTACATGTGTAG
- a CDS encoding phosphate acetyltransferase produces the protein MSDLFAALKQKVAGKNVTIVFPEGLDERILTAVGRLAAENVLCPIVIGEKEAVAQKAKELGLTLEKVEIINPHTYEGMNEMVAAFIERRKGRVTEEDARNILLDENYFGTMLVYMGKAHGLVSGAAHSTADTVRPALQIIKTKPGIRKTSGVFIMVRGDEKYVFADCAINIAPDSQDLAEIAVESAQTAKMFDIEPRVAMLSFSTKGSAKSPETEKVIEAVRIAKEMAPELTLDGEFQFDAAFVPSVAKKKAPDSVIQGDANVFIFPSLEAGNIGYKIAQRLGNFEAVGPILQGLNQPVNDLSRGCNAEDVYKLSLITAAQALAAMK, from the coding sequence GTGAGTGATTTATTTGCAGCCTTAAAACAAAAGGTGGCAGGAAAAAATGTAACGATCGTGTTTCCGGAAGGGCTAGATGAACGTATTTTAACAGCTGTCGGACGTCTAGCGGCAGAAAATGTATTGTGTCCGATTGTCATCGGCGAGAAAGAAGCGGTCGCCCAAAAGGCAAAAGAACTTGGTTTAACGCTGGAGAAAGTAGAAATTATCAATCCGCATACGTACGAAGGAATGAATGAGATGGTTGCCGCGTTTATTGAACGTCGCAAAGGAAGAGTGACAGAGGAAGATGCGCGCAACATTTTACTCGATGAAAATTACTTCGGTACGATGCTTGTGTATATGGGAAAAGCGCACGGACTTGTGAGCGGTGCCGCACATTCGACAGCGGATACAGTTCGTCCTGCGCTACAAATTATTAAAACAAAACCGGGTATTCGCAAAACATCAGGTGTGTTCATTATGGTGCGCGGCGATGAGAAATATGTATTCGCCGATTGTGCTATTAACATCGCACCAGATAGCCAAGATTTAGCAGAAATCGCTGTAGAGAGTGCACAAACAGCGAAAATGTTTGATATTGAGCCGCGCGTAGCGATGCTTAGCTTCTCAACGAAAGGATCAGCGAAATCGCCAGAAACAGAAAAAGTGATCGAAGCGGTGCGCATCGCAAAAGAAATGGCGCCAGAGTTAACGCTTGATGGCGAGTTTCAATTTGATGCCGCGTTCGTTCCATCTGTGGCGAAAAAGAAAGCGCCAGATTCCGTCATTCAAGGTGATGCGAACGTCTTTATTTTCCCAAGCTTAGAAGCGGGAAATATCGGCTATAAAATTGCTCAACGTCTCGGCAACTTTGAAGCGGTCGGTCCAATTTTACAAGGATTAAATCAGCCAGTAAACGATTTATCGCGCGGATGCAACGCCGAAGATGTATACAAATTATCACTTATCACAGCAGCGCAGGCGCTTGCGGCGATGAAATGA
- a CDS encoding octanoyltransferase codes for MSELLQQQTWRVIDHTSLGPSFDAKQSFAFDDALCESVGSGQSQPVVRLWVHHQTVVLGIQDTKLPYIEKGLAYLHEQGWRTIVRNSGGLAVVLDEGVLNVSLIFPDTKKGIDIDRGYEAMATLIAHMLPEAHVQTGEVVGSYCPGSFDLSINGKKFAGISQRRIRGGVAVQVYICANGSGAERAGWIREFYERSLAGEQTKFTYPTIVPHTMASLSELLSKEMTVSALVIRLYEALQAFGSRLEPSSLTPAEWERYYMYFQRMIDRNETMLPK; via the coding sequence ATGAGCGAATTGTTGCAACAACAAACGTGGCGAGTGATCGATCATACGAGCCTCGGTCCATCGTTTGATGCGAAGCAGTCATTTGCGTTTGATGATGCGCTTTGTGAATCGGTTGGTAGCGGTCAGTCACAGCCAGTTGTTCGCTTATGGGTGCATCATCAGACGGTTGTGCTCGGCATTCAAGATACGAAATTGCCGTACATTGAAAAAGGACTCGCCTACTTACATGAACAAGGTTGGCGTACGATCGTTCGCAACTCTGGTGGGCTGGCGGTCGTATTAGATGAAGGGGTTTTAAACGTTTCGCTTATTTTTCCTGATACAAAAAAAGGAATTGATATTGATCGAGGATATGAAGCGATGGCGACACTCATTGCACACATGCTGCCAGAAGCGCATGTGCAAACAGGAGAAGTCGTCGGTTCGTATTGCCCAGGAAGTTTTGACTTGAGTATTAATGGGAAAAAGTTTGCGGGCATTTCACAACGTCGCATTCGGGGCGGTGTCGCGGTACAAGTGTATATATGCGCAAACGGAAGCGGTGCCGAAAGAGCAGGGTGGATTCGCGAGTTTTATGAGCGATCGCTTGCAGGAGAACAAACGAAGTTTACGTACCCAACGATCGTTCCACATACGATGGCGTCGCTTAGTGAACTACTCAGCAAAGAAATGACGGTTTCTGCGCTTGTCATCCGTCTATACGAAGCGCTCCAAGCGTTTGGAAGTAGGCTCGAGCCATCATCGCTCACCCCAGCAGAATGGGAGCGATATTACATGTATTTTCAGCGTATGATTGATCGAAACGAGACGATGTTGCCGAAATAA
- a CDS encoding RsfA family transcriptional regulator, which produces MTKKRQDAWTEEEDLLLAETVLRHVREGSTQLNAFEEVGDKLNRTSAACGFRWNAVVRQQYEESLQMAKKFRKQRQRALGNKHALRKRPLYTPPVPSLEELGMEPLEVQANEYEHVETDHLTLDHVIAFLHSLKQSYIGQETALVENKQLKIELEQLQQQYKQLEQQFTKLQKENEELREDYGTMARIINRARQIEISEDEFKPPIFKMDRNGNLEKIEKIAE; this is translated from the coding sequence ATGACAAAAAAACGACAAGATGCTTGGACTGAAGAAGAAGATTTATTGCTAGCTGAAACGGTGTTGCGCCATGTGCGCGAAGGGAGCACGCAATTAAATGCGTTTGAAGAAGTGGGCGATAAGTTGAATCGTACGTCAGCGGCATGCGGGTTTCGCTGGAATGCGGTCGTCCGCCAACAATATGAAGAATCATTACAAATGGCGAAAAAGTTCCGAAAACAACGGCAGCGAGCACTTGGAAATAAACACGCATTGCGAAAACGGCCGCTTTATACACCACCTGTTCCTTCGCTTGAAGAGTTAGGAATGGAACCGTTAGAAGTGCAGGCGAATGAATATGAACATGTCGAAACAGATCATTTGACGCTTGATCATGTCATTGCTTTTTTACACTCTTTAAAACAATCGTATATCGGACAAGAAACCGCGCTAGTGGAAAATAAACAGCTGAAGATTGAGCTCGAACAACTACAACAACAATATAAACAACTAGAACAACAATTTACAAAACTTCAAAAAGAAAATGAAGAATTACGCGAAGATTACGGAACGATGGCACGCATTATTAACCGTGCAAGACAAATCGAAATTTCAGAAGATGAGTTTAAGCCCCCTATTTTCAAAATGGACCGCAACGGAAATTTAGAAAAAATTGAAAAAATTGCTGAGTAA